The Anabaena sp. PCC 7108 region AACCTTGGCTGATGCCTTGGTATATGCCGATAAATTGGGAGTAGATGCGATCGTTGATTTAGCAACTCTCACAGGTGCTTGTGTGGTGGCTTTGGGTGACGATATCGCCGGTTTATTTACACCTGATGATGCTGTCGCTTCCCAACTACAAACAGCCTCAGAAGCAGCAGGTGAGAAAATTTGGCGAATGCCAATGGAAGACAAATATTTTGACGGGTTAAAATCTGGTATTGCCGATATGAAAAATACCGGACCGCGTTATGGTGGTTCGATTACTGCGGCTTTGTTCCTAAAGCAGTTTGTTAAAGATACTCCTTGGGCGCATTTAGATATCGCCGGTCCAGTTTGGGCTGATAAGGAAAATGGTTACAACGGTGCTGGGGCGACTGGTTTTGGTGTCAGAACTTTGGTTAGTTGGGTTTTGAGTTAATTTAATTATTTCTCGTTCCCATACTCTGTATGGGAATGAATTAAGGTTCTGCTTTGGGTGATATCCAAGGTAGAGCCTTTTTTTAGTTCAGGTAATTTCTGTTAATGTAACCGAATATATTAATTTTTATCTGATAAAATATAAGATGATTTTACCAAATCATGAAAATCACAGTTTATGAATACTCTATCTGTTAGCAAAGAACACATAGTTATTACTCCGGGAGTATGTGGAGGAAAACCACGCATTGCTGGACATCGGATCAAGGTTCAAGATATTGTCATCTGGCATGAAAGGATGGGAATGTCACCGGATGAAATTGTTTATCAATATCCTAGTATTTCTCTCGCAGATGTTTATGCAGCTTTGGCTTATTATCATGATCACAGGGAAGAAATAAGACAGCACATTGAGGAGGGAGAAAACTTTGCTAAACAATTACAAGGTAATAAACCATCTTTAGTTGAAAAAATATTAAAGGGTGAAAATGTCAAACAAGATTAAGTTTCACCTTGATGAAAATGTTGGTAATGCAATAGCTAACGGTTTGAGAATGAGAGGAGTGGATGTCACCAATTCTCCAGAAGAAGGGTTAATTGGTGAATCTGATGAACAACAATTAGCTTTTGCTGTTTCTCAAAAACGAGTCATTTTTACCTTTGATGATGATTTTCTTAGTTTAGCTGCCACAGGGATTGAACATTGTGGTATTATTTATGCTCGCCAAAAACGTCAGTCAATTGGAAAAGTTATTAGTGATTTAGTTTTAGTTTGGGAATGTTTAGAACCTGAATATATGTACAATAATATTGAATTTTTGTAGTTGAGTTAATAAAATTGTAGTTGGGGTTAAGGAGTAGATTTTTTATAAAACTATAATGTAGGGGTTTAGCAATGCTAAACCCCTACCCAAAATATAGGTGTATACTTCTACTTACTAGAGTTATTTTATAAATCCCATACATTATTTATTGAACAAATTCCAGATGCTATCATATCATCTATCATCTTATTTAGATAATCAATCACAACTGTTAATCTGTCCTCAACTACATCAGGAACTTCTTGCATATCAGCCCTGACTAAATAACTCCATTCTTTTTCAATCATTGTTTCTACAATATTTGAATATTTTGGATGTGAACCACTGTGAAAAGTCACTTTTAAGGGTCTTTTATTTCGATCAGAATTTGCATCAAACACTCCAAATTTTATTGCCTGAGTAACCAATTTACTGCGCCTACAAACATCTATTGGAATAATATGATGATGTGGCTTTTCCAAAGTACCAGAGAAATTGCTTGAACGTTTAATTTTTTGAACTATTTCTTGCTCTTCTTTTGTAAATTTGTCTCCTCTATCACCCTTAGCCATTGATAGAATCATGAGTAATTCATGAAGAGATACTGAACCTGATAAAATTTTGTCTTTATCTTGCCCACCTTTCTTTTTTAAAAATAATTTTCCTTCTTTGCTATCATATTTTCCAGAGTATTCACCTGGAGAAATTCCTAGATACTCAGTTAATGGCGAATCTTTAGGAATACGTAAATGATCAAAATAACGATCAGCAGACATTAATTTACATCCACTCCTAGCATCATTAGTAGTAATAAAATAAATTCTTCTGATTCATCTTTTTTAAATAAATCTCGAAACTTTTTATCGTATTCTGAAGGATCAAAACTACGAAGTTTGCGAACAACTTTTGCCTGTTCAGAATCTAACTTATTTTGTTGTTCTAATTGTTCTAATTTTTGTATTTCTTCTTTAAATTCTTCTAAAACATCTTTAAGCTTTGATTGTTGAATTTCTTCACGAAACTTTTGAGGATCTATTTGGGAAAATCGAGGCTTGCCATCACTTCGAGGTTTCGGTAGTCTAATTCCTGCCATTGCTAGACTCATACCAAAAATTGTGAAACCTAACCAGAAACCCATCACAAGATAAGTTATAATGGGAAATAACCACCAATACCAACCAGGGTGTTTATCATTACGTCCGCGAAGAGAATCTAATCCTAAACCAACTAAACCAAAGATACAAACTACTATTGGAACTGCAATTAATACTTGAACATCAAAAGATGATCCTGAACTTAAAGCTATGATAGCTACAATTACATCTATAACCAACCCCAAACTGATCCAGCTATAAAGAACTCTGACATTAAACCTAAAGTTCTCAGTCATTGGACCTGGAGTAACAAAAGTGAGAATCTTCTCAAGCATAATTAATTATTTTACCCTTAAAATTTATTTGCTTGCGAATTAATCAGCTATAGTCGGCAATTTTTGATTTGTCTTGTTTGATGTTAAGCAGTCTAAATCATCTTGTTTGAACCATTACAGATAAAAATCCTTTATTTCCTACCCAATTTTGTAAAAAAATATTAATCTAAACCCTCAAAACCCCTTGATTTTCTAACCCCAGACTAGGCTAAAATAGCTACAAGCGTTACTACACCTAGTTATGATAACTGTTACAGAAGTGTTACAAGTAGTGGATGAGCTAGTCTTTAAACACACGGGAAACCACCTAACCGACTTACAGAGAAGTGCTGTTAAAGGCATTTGGGAAGGTGATACTTATAGTAAAATCGCTGATGAATTTGGTTATGAAAGCGAAAATCATGTTGGAAATGTAAGTCGTGAATTATATAAAATCTTGTCTAAAGAATTAGGTGAAGATGTAACTAAATCTAATTTTTGTTGGTCTATAGAAAGAATAGGTAATTCATTTAATCCACAGCTTATTGGAATAGGAATAAAAAATCATGTTAATTGGTGTCCTAACAATAAAGATACTCAAAAAACAGAAGTTAATAAAGAAGATAAAATTAAACAAATAACAACCTATATAAACCTCAAACAATCCCCAAAAATCACCCATTTATACGGACGCACCAACGAACTAGCAACCCTATCAAAATGGATAGAAAACCCCAGAACTCGCTTAATATCCATCTTAGGAATTGCAGGTATTGGTAAAACCTCCTTTGTTAGACACTTCATTGATACTCACACCATAACCTTTGATGCAGTTATCTGGAAAAATATTAAACTATCTAACTCCTTAAACTCTATCCTTACAGAAATTGTCACCGAATTAAATGTAAATAACTTCGAGAAAAATCTAATTCGTCAATTATTGAGTGAGGATATTATGCAAGAATCTGTAATTTATCAGGATATTTTGCAAAAGGGTGAACAGAAGGGAGAAAAGATAGGAGAACAAAAAGAAGCTTTTCGTTTCCTGAATCGTCAATTAAATCGGCGCTTTGGTGAAATAGCTTTACCAATAATTGAAAAAATGCGCCTATTATCCACTGAACAATTAGAAATATTAGGAGAAGAGTTTTTAGACTTTTCCAATATATCTGATTTGGTTAATTGGTTAGATAGACAAAATTAAGTAATTGTCTAGGTTTATAGGGCAAATCAAATATTAATATAGACTTTGCCCTATAATCGAGTCTCGACATATATACGTCTACGTTATTCGCTTAAATGCGAGAAAGAAGAAATATAGTTTTCTGATGCTTTTTTTATAGTTTTTACTTGTTAAGTATTGCAATCTGATAAAATTTGTAAGGTTTCTTTGAGCTAGGAGCAATGGGATCGACTGGTGTAAGGATCGCAATTGACGCAATGGGGGGAGATCATGCACCCGCTGAAATCGTCTCTGGCGCACTGCGAGCGCGGGAAGAATTAGGTGTCAAAATATTATTGGTGGGTGATCCACAGCAAATTGAGGCTGCAATGCCGCCAAAAACAAATATGGCGGGTTTAGAGATTGTTCCGGCTGAGGAAGCGATCGCTATGGATGAGGAACCGATCACCGCTGTAAGACGCAAACGGAAGGCTTCCATCAATGTAGCGATGGATTTAGTCAAAAAACAGCAAGCAGATGCAGTATTTTCTGCGGGTCACTCTGGAGCCGCAATGGCATCAGCGTTGCTCCGCTTAGGACGATTACCAGGAATTGATCGCCCCGCTATTGGGACAGTATTTCCCACAATCGTCGCAGGCAAACCAGTGATGATACTTGATGTCGGCGCTAATGTAGACTGCCGTCCTAAGTTTTTAGAACAGTTTGCCGTCATGGGATCGATTTATAGTCAATATGTTTTGGGAACACCTGAACC contains the following coding sequences:
- a CDS encoding AHH domain-containing protein, with translation MSADRYFDHLRIPKDSPLTEYLGISPGEYSGKYDSKEGKLFLKKKGGQDKDKILSGSVSLHELLMILSMAKGDRGDKFTKEEQEIVQKIKRSSNFSGTLEKPHHHIIPIDVCRRSKLVTQAIKFGVFDANSDRNKRPLKVTFHSGSHPKYSNIVETMIEKEWSYLVRADMQEVPDVVEDRLTVVIDYLNKMIDDMIASGICSINNVWDL
- a CDS encoding DUF5615 family PIN-like protein, which gives rise to MSNKIKFHLDENVGNAIANGLRMRGVDVTNSPEEGLIGESDEQQLAFAVSQKRVIFTFDDDFLSLAATGIEHCGIIYARQKRQSIGKVISDLVLVWECLEPEYMYNNIEFL
- a CDS encoding DUF4351 domain-containing protein, whose protein sequence is MITVTEVLQVVDELVFKHTGNHLTDLQRSAVKGIWEGDTYSKIADEFGYESENHVGNVSRELYKILSKELGEDVTKSNFCWSIERIGNSFNPQLIGIGIKNHVNWCPNNKDTQKTEVNKEDKIKQITTYINLKQSPKITHLYGRTNELATLSKWIENPRTRLISILGIAGIGKTSFVRHFIDTHTITFDAVIWKNIKLSNSLNSILTEIVTELNVNNFEKNLIRQLLSEDIMQESVIYQDILQKGEQKGEKIGEQKEAFRFLNRQLNRRFGEIALPIIEKMRLLSTEQLEILGEEFLDFSNISDLVNWLDRQN
- a CDS encoding DUF433 domain-containing protein encodes the protein MNTLSVSKEHIVITPGVCGGKPRIAGHRIKVQDIVIWHERMGMSPDEIVYQYPSISLADVYAALAYYHDHREEIRQHIEEGENFAKQLQGNKPSLVEKILKGENVKQD
- the plsX gene encoding phosphate acyltransferase PlsX, which encodes MGSTGVRIAIDAMGGDHAPAEIVSGALRAREELGVKILLVGDPQQIEAAMPPKTNMAGLEIVPAEEAIAMDEEPITAVRRKRKASINVAMDLVKKQQADAVFSAGHSGAAMASALLRLGRLPGIDRPAIGTVFPTIVAGKPVMILDVGANVDCRPKFLEQFAVMGSIYSQYVLGTPEPKIGLLNIGEEDTKGNEVALRAHQLLRENTQINFTGNAEGRDVLSGEFDVIVCDGFVGNILLKFAEAVGGVILQILREELPQGLHGQIGTAILKPNLKRVKQRMDHAEHGGALLLGVDGICFIGHGSSQAPSIFSAIRMAKEAVDNQVLQRLQSQYQILQSESD